One Aegilops tauschii subsp. strangulata cultivar AL8/78 chromosome 7, Aet v6.0, whole genome shotgun sequence genomic window carries:
- the LOC109751552 gene encoding uncharacterized protein has product MSRRRPRGGTQRMDAAIDHFAIMGYRKADVRSVVNRLLRDVYGRDGWPFLEDSCYSVVQDALFEMQEEQDKLQLQAVQQPQEEDGDADADDGGGDDDDEEEAQQLEAAMMDPPSENAMPIVMVDSEAQPSETVLAVEQTGEVIPMIMDPPALTAGPPHPVSTGTGRTRRPCYGWISESESDSDYEEYVARRQKQVHVPAK; this is encoded by the exons ATGTCCCGGCGGCGGCCGAGGGGCGGGACGCAGCGGATGGACGCCGCGATCGACCACTTCGCCATCATGGGCTACCGCAAGGCCGACGTCCGCAGCGTCGTCAACCGGCTGCTCAGG GATGTGTATGGGAGGGATGGGTGGCCGTTCCTGGAGGACAGCTGCTACTCCGTCGTGCAGGACGCGCTCTTCGAGATGCAGGAGGAGCAGGACAAGCTGCAGCTGCAGGCCGTGCAGCAGCCGCAGGAGGAGGATGGGGATGCGGATGCGGATGAcggtggtggtgatgatgatgatgaggaggaagcTCAG CAACTGGAAGCAGCAATGATGGACCCACCTTCAGAAAATGCCATGCCCATTGTGATGGTTGACAGTGAGGCACAACCTTCTGAGACTGTGTTAGCCGTTGAGCAAACAGGGGAAGTGATCCCCATGATCATGGACCCACCTGCTCTCACAGCTGGGCCGCCACATCCGGTATCTACAGGAACTGGTCGCACAAGGCGTCCCTGCTATGGATGGATCTCTGAGTCTGAGAGTGACTCGGACTACGAAGAATATGTTGCACGTCGACAGAAGCAGGTGCATGTCCCGGCCAAGTAG
- the LOC109751549 gene encoding F-box protein At5g18160-like — translation MPGKRVAALLEDLPEEIVDLILVRLPPRDVGRCRAVCRSWNGATSTPEFMLEHHRRQPSLPIIDGCGRPASLVVVRDAGARTTNQQLWPFVPGLEHRNEICLQGICDGFIIVSWRDKFYMCNPVIRKHALLPRPRFGKDIHNAVVGFYRHHPTGEYRVLWVSESEHSPEFSLYVLTVGSDKPRHVGVRMTTGSWASNEQLLMALKCAKPIQHRGCLHWRQFGARASIEDGEDIIVFDTEAESFRWMRSPAQLYGKEQLFDMKGALAFSGFSGGLLPQHPTLDVWMMQDYKAENWSFKYRIDLPRLEASRQLDLISLKRKRSTPLDTMVRWFSGMVVLNERELLVHFNSKYVLRCDINGKFLGMVNIAKK, via the coding sequence ATGCCGGGCAAGAGAGTCGCGGCCCTGCTCGAGGACCTTCCCGAGGAGATCGTCGACCTGATACTCGTCCGGTTGCCGCCCAGGGACGTCGGCCGCTGCCGTGCCGTCTGCAGGTCGTGGAACGGTGCCACGTCCACGCCTGAATTCATGCTCGAACACCATCGCCGCCAGCCGTCGCTCCCCATCATCGACGGGTGCGGGCGGCCTGCCAGTCTCGTTGTCGTCCGTGATGCTGGCGCTAGAACCACTAATCAGCAGCTCTGGCCTTTCGTCCCAGGTCTCGAACACCGCAACGAGATTTGTCTCCAAGGCATCTGTGACGGTTTCATCATCGTCTCGTGGAGAGATAAATTCTACATGTGCAATCCAGTCATCCGCAAGCATGCTCTCCTACCGCGGCCTCGATTTGGGAAAGACATCCACAATGCCGTAGTTGGTTTCTACCGGCATCATCCAACCGGAGAATATAGGGTGCTGTGGGTCTCAGAATCAGAACATTCGCCTGAATTCAGCTTATACGTCCTCACAGTTGGATCCGACAAGCCGAGGCACGTCGGAGTTAGAATGACAACGGGCTCGTGGGCTTCCAACGAACAGTTACTGATGGCGCTGAAATGTGCGAAGCCAATCCAGCATCGGGGCTGTTTGCACTGGCGTCAATTTGGTGCTAGAGCGAGTATAGAAGATGGTGAAGATATTATTGTGTTCGATACAGAAGCTGAATCATTCCGGTGGATGCGTAGTCCGGCCCAACTGTACGGTAAGGAGCAGTTGTTCGACATGAAGGGAGCGCTTGCTTTCTCGGGCTTCTCAGGCGGCCTCTTACCCCAGCACCCCACTCTGGATGTGTGGATGATGCAGGATTACAAGGCCGAAAATTGGTCCTTTAAATACCGTATTGACCTACCGAGGCTGGAGGCATCACGACAACTTGATTTAATTTCTCTCAAAAGGAAAAGGAGTACACCACTTGATACAATGGTGAGGTGGTTCAGTGGAATGGTTGTGCTCAACGAGCGTGAGCTTTTGGTCCACTTTAATAGTAAATATGTGTTACGTTGCGATATCAATGGCAAGTTCTTAGGAATGGTGAACATTGCAAAGAAATAA